One Micromonospora sp. WMMD812 genomic window carries:
- a CDS encoding SIS domain-containing protein — MISAQGYADAVRPVLDRVVDTQTDGITRAADLIASSLRAGGVLQAFGAGHSEAFAAELVARAGGLVPTNRLSVHDLVLHGDAPRDVLADPKLERDPTIAHQIYELAAPQPQDVFVVASQSGINGSVVELATLVTGRGHPLIAVTSVEHTARVAPRHPSGRRLADLADVVLDNGAPYGDALLPLEGGGAVCAVSSVTTALLAQLLTAEVVRRFHQAGEVPPIYLSANVPGGDEHNLALESRYAGRLRRTA; from the coding sequence ATGATCAGCGCCCAGGGGTACGCCGACGCGGTCCGCCCAGTGCTCGACCGGGTGGTCGACACCCAGACGGACGGGATCACCCGGGCCGCCGACCTGATCGCGTCCAGCCTGCGCGCCGGCGGGGTGCTCCAGGCCTTCGGCGCCGGTCACTCCGAGGCGTTCGCCGCCGAGCTGGTCGCCCGGGCCGGTGGACTGGTCCCCACCAACCGGCTGTCGGTGCACGACCTGGTGCTGCACGGCGATGCCCCGCGCGACGTGCTCGCCGACCCGAAGCTGGAACGCGACCCCACCATCGCCCACCAGATCTACGAGCTCGCGGCCCCGCAGCCGCAGGACGTGTTCGTGGTGGCGTCCCAGTCCGGCATCAACGGCTCGGTCGTCGAGCTGGCGACGCTGGTCACCGGGCGCGGTCACCCGTTGATCGCGGTCACCTCGGTCGAGCACACCGCGCGGGTCGCCCCCCGGCATCCGTCCGGGCGGCGGCTCGCCGACCTCGCCGACGTCGTGCTGGACAACGGCGCGCCGTACGGTGACGCACTGCTGCCGCTCGAGGGCGGCGGCGCGGTCTGTGCGGTCTCCTCGGTCACCACCGCGCTGCTGGCGCAGCTGTTGACCGCGGAGGTCGTACGACGGTTCCACCAGGCCGGAGAGGTACCCCCTATCTACCTCTCCGCCAACGTCCCCGGCGGGGACGAGCACAACCTCGCCCTCGAGTCGCGGTACGCCGGGCGCCTCCGGCGGACCGCCTGA